Proteins from a genomic interval of Candidatus Dormiibacterota bacterium:
- a CDS encoding HDIG domain-containing protein yields MHRVGQFWRHASARVTPQERASAERVLGPLAIMFFELPVNDQRHGLDVLQTVTQLEGQPSQLLQQAALLHDLGKNEAHLSVVERSLTVFLRAVSPKALKALLGSRPAFARRYGIYADHARIGAERLRATGAAELAGIVAEHHAKAPQSDVTRRLQRADGRN; encoded by the coding sequence TTCTGGCGTCATGCGTCCGCCCGCGTCACGCCGCAGGAGAGGGCGAGCGCGGAGCGAGTCCTCGGCCCTCTCGCGATCATGTTTTTCGAGCTCCCGGTCAATGATCAGCGCCATGGCCTCGACGTGCTGCAGACGGTGACTCAGCTCGAGGGCCAACCCAGCCAACTGTTGCAGCAGGCGGCCCTGCTCCATGACCTGGGGAAGAACGAGGCACACCTCTCAGTCGTCGAGCGGAGCCTGACCGTCTTCCTACGGGCCGTCTCGCCGAAGGCGTTGAAGGCGCTCCTTGGGTCCCGGCCGGCCTTCGCGCGTCGCTATGGGATCTACGCCGATCACGCGCGCATCGGCGCCGAGCGGCTGCGCGCGACGGGCGCGGCCGAGCTCGCGGGGATCGTGGCCGAGCATCACGCCAAGGCGCCACAATCCGACGTGACCCGCCGTTTGCAGCGAGCAGACGGACGCAATTGA
- a CDS encoding segregation/condensation protein A, which translates to MSREITAELEHDPVYVVRTPAFDGPIELLLTLAQRAEVDLKAVPLASLTDDYLRAIEREHPPLDRLAAFLVIGARLVQLKAAGLMPDATVGEEEDLQAWEDAIKGRLEEYKRFKELAESLMRRHASGRFTFAGLLEPDVIPQARVQVSLDALANAFRHVLDRLPPPGQVTVEMEHVSLAEKLEELRQMVARQSQLNFSAIFRHARTRLEAVVTFLALLELIRIGEARVAQASAFAEITVHGLERKETE; encoded by the coding sequence TTGAGCCGCGAGATCACGGCCGAGCTCGAGCACGACCCCGTCTACGTGGTGCGGACGCCCGCCTTCGATGGGCCGATCGAGCTGTTGCTCACCCTCGCGCAGCGAGCCGAGGTCGACCTCAAGGCCGTCCCGCTCGCCAGTCTCACCGATGACTACCTTCGCGCCATCGAGCGGGAGCATCCACCGCTCGACCGCCTGGCCGCGTTCCTGGTGATTGGTGCTCGGCTGGTCCAACTGAAGGCCGCCGGCCTGATGCCGGATGCGACCGTAGGGGAGGAGGAAGATCTCCAGGCTTGGGAGGACGCGATCAAGGGACGCCTCGAAGAGTACAAGCGCTTCAAGGAACTCGCTGAGTCGCTGATGCGGCGGCACGCGAGCGGGCGCTTCACCTTCGCGGGCCTGCTCGAGCCTGACGTCATCCCGCAGGCGCGAGTGCAGGTCAGTCTCGACGCGCTCGCCAATGCCTTCCGGCACGTGCTCGACCGCTTGCCACCGCCGGGCCAGGTCACCGTCGAGATGGAGCACGTTTCGCTCGCGGAGAAGCTCGAGGAACTGCGCCAGATGGTCGCGCGTCAGTCGCAACTCAACTTCAGCGCCATCTTCCGCCACGCCCGCACACGGCTGGAAGCCGTGGTCACCTTTCTCGCGCTCCTCGAGCTGATTAGAATCGGTGAGGCCCGCGTGGCCCAGGCCTCGGCCTTCGCTGAGATCACCGTGCACGGACTGGAGAGGAAGGAAACCGAGTGA